The stretch of DNA TTATCTTAAATATGTCGGAAAGTTCTTCCTCCTTATCTACATCTACTTTATAAATATAAATTTTATCTTTATATTTTCCGGCCAATTCTTCCAGCACAGGTCCCAACGCTTTACAGGGTCCGCACCAGGTAGCATAAAAATCTACCAATGCGGGTTTGTTCCCCCGGTACTTCCATTCCGAATTTACCGTATCCGTATCTGCTATTTTTACGGAAAATTCTTTCCGGGTTAATTGTTCAACACTCATTCTTTACCTCCTTTTACTTGCCCAATTTACTTTCAACGGTCTCTTTATCGAGTTTGCGTGTACAAAAGAACCAATCATAACAATGCATTTCTCCCTCTTTTCCCTCCATCCTGTCTTTAGCAACACCACAGGAACCGGCCGTAGGGACGATCACTTCATCACCGGGACGCCAGTCGGCAGGAAGGGCTACCCCGAAATTATCGGCTGTCTGCAGGCCGATAAGCACCCGTTTTATTTCATCGAAATTACGGCCTAAAGCCAAGGGGTAATACATAATCGTGCGGATAGTTCCCTGGGGATCGATAAAGAATACCGCACGCACAGCCGATGTGGAACTTTCTCCGGGCTGGATCATTCCGTAAAGTTTGGCAACATTCATCGTTATATCTTCGATCAAAGGAAACTTAATCTCCACATTCTTCATTCCTTTATAATCTATTTTATCTTTGATTGTACGCAGCCAGGCAATATGACTGTACAGTCCGTCTACAGATAACCCCACCAGCTGACAATTCAAGTTCTCGAACTCTTCCGCCATTTTCCCGAACGTCATAAATTCTGAAGTACATACAGGAGTGAAATCTGCCGGGTGACTGAACAGTATGATCCATTTACCTGCATAATCCGAAGGGAAATTAATTTTACCTTGTGTAGTTACTGCTTCAAAAGATGGTGCTTTTTCGCCGATCCTCGGCATTACGTTTACTTGATTTTCCATAATGTTACATTTTTATTGTTTATTGATAAATATATTTACTCTCTTTGTCTTCCGTTTCTTTAGATACCCGATACGGTATTCACCGATTAAACTTCTCACAACATTTATCGTTCGGAGACGGTTCAAGAATTATTATAATCTTTATTTTTCAATCTTACCAGTCTTAATTTTTGTACAAAAATATATCCCCGTTTTATATAAATCAAATAGATATTTTTTATATTTGTATTGATAAAATAAATACTATATGACCATACAACAATTTGAATACATCGTGGCAGTAAACCGTTACCGCCATTTTGTAAAAGCCGCAGAAGAATGCCGAGTCACTCAACCGACTTTAAGCACCATGATACAAAAAATGGAGGATGAGCTCAACGTAAAAATATTCGACCGGAATAAACATCCGGTGGAACCTACCGAAATGGGAATGAGAATAATCCGGCAGGCCGAAACTGCTTTACATGAAATCCGCCGGATACAAGAAATGGTACATTCGGAAAAAGAACTTATTTCGGGTAACATACGTATAGGAATCATCCCCACCATAGCCCCCTATCTCATACCGCCTTTTATCTCTGCATTCCGGAAAGACTTCCCTGCTGTAACGCTGTCCATATCGGAAATGAAAACGAACAATATCATTTACAATTTACGGAGTTCTCTATTGGATATGGCTATTGTCTCTACCCCTATAGAGCAACCCGATTTCCTTGAAATTCCGTTATATTACGAACGTTTCGTCGCCTATTACTCTCCCGACGAGCCTCAAAAGGATATCCAGCTAAACGCGCAGAATATGCCCTTGGAGCATCTTTGGGTATTACAGGAAGGACATTGTTTCCGGAAACAGATATTCAACTTCTGTGACAAAGCCTCTACCCATAATATGACTTATGAGGCGGGCAGTATAGATACTTTAATAAAGATAGTGGACAACAACGGCGGGTATACCGTTATTCCCGAACTCCACCTGCCGCTTCTTTCACCGGAACAAAAGAAAAACATCCGGGAAATTTCTTCACCGCCTGCGGTAAGGGAAATTTCCATTATCATACGTAACGACTATATTAAAGAACGTATAATAAACGCCGTTGCCGACACGATCAAAAAGATCATTCCCGAACCGATGCTGAACGAACATTTGAAAAAATTCTCAATCAAATTATAATTATCCGTCCGCACGAATAACTATCGTTGGTAGTACATCACCAAGGAAGTTTTTTGCAGGAGATGCTCATTAATCTGGAACCCTACCTTTGCAGGATTACTGTTTTCACACAGGTCCAAATGTTCTGTACGTAAAGCATATAGGGTTATCATATATTCATGAATACCGTCCCCCACGGGAGGACAAGGTCCGCTATAACCATGAAGGCCGAAATCGTTCAGGCTCTGAACTGCACCTCCGGGCATCAATCCCGATAAAGGATCACCCGCATTGCCGGCAAGCTCCGTAACCGACGACGGAATATTAAAAACCACCCAATGCCACCATCCGCTACCCGTAGGTGCATCTTTATCGTAAAGAGTCAAAGCAAAACTCTTTGTTCCCTTCGGTGCATCCGACCAGATTAAATGAGGTGAAATATTTCCGCCACCACACTCTTCACTATTAAACACCTGGATTCTCCTTACCTGTCCCTTTACATCCGGACTTGTTAATGTAAAATTACTTTCTCCGTTCATTCCATATCTTATTTAATTTATAAGATTAAAACAAGCAGATTCATTTTAAGGTTTATCCAATACGTCAATACGAGTTTAAAGGATCTTTTAATCCCTTTTAAGGGGCATGCGCCGGGAAAGTCGCAAGCAGCTAACGACTCCTGCTATCACAGAGAAAAAAAGTGCTGCCAGTAAACAAACCCGTGTACTCTGCGCATGAGGTATATAACTGAACAATATCGCTACAAGGGAAGCACCTAATGTCTGACCAAGCAGGCGTGCCGTACCCAGCATACCGCTGGCTCCTCCGCTACGGGAAGGGGGTGCAGAAGAAATAATTGTACTGTTGTTCGGAGTCTGAAACAAACCGAACCCCACACCGCATACTGCCATGCGCCATATTATATCCATATTGGAAGGCGCTTCGGAAAGTGCATATAATAAATACAGGCCTGTTGCCAATATAAACATTCCTATTCCTCCCAAAAGTCCTGCGTGGATACGCTCTACCAGATAACCGGCGGCCGGAGCAGCAAAAAGTATCGCGACCGGCCACGGAGTAATAAGAAGCCCCGTCTCTATTTCATTTCTGCCAAGAGAATCCTGAAAGAAAAAAGGGAGAGATATCAAAGCAAGCATTTGAGCCGTAAACGAACAAACAGAGGTAACTACCGATAAAGAAAAGATAGGTATTTTCATAAGATCAACCGGCAGCAAAGGATTCTCTTTATGAAGCTGATCCCGGATATACCACGTAGCGACAACAACAAGCAACATCAATAAAATAGCCAGTAACCACGGACTTTCATGATGGGCAAATCCCTCTATCGAATAGATAAGCAAGCCGAAAGTCAAAGCATTGGCGACTGCCGCTTTCTTATCGAATCTACGGTCTCTGCGCATCTCCCGTTTCGGCAAGAACAATGCTCCCATAATAAGAGCCGCGGCACCCATCGGTAAATTCATGGCAAACAACCAGTGCCAATCGGCAATGGCAAGGACAGCTCCGGCGACAGTAGGCCCAGCTACAGCAGAAACGGCAACGACCATAGCATTAATGGCGAGCCCGCGTCCTAAATATTTTGCCGGATAAATAGTTCTTAACTGGGCGGCATTCACTCCCGTGATAGCAGCAGCACCCAATCCTTGAAGAGCCCGGGCTCCTACCAACATCCAAAATGAATCGGAAAGAGCACAAACGAGAGAAGTAATACAAAAAAGCCCTACCCCCGAAAGATATACCCTACGATAGCCATAAATATCTCCTAAGGAAGAAAAAGACAGTAAAGAAACAATCAACGCTAACAGGTAAGCGTTCATGATCCAGATCGTAAGGGATGGAGTCGTTCCGAAATCCTTTGAAAAAGTAGGAAGAACCACGTTGGCAATACTGGCATCAAGAACCGACATCATAAGAGTAATAGAAATTGCCAGAACCGCCCATATCCTTCGGGGCATAGGAAGGCCGTCAGCCTTTTTCTCACACGTCATTACCTCAACTGTCATCTGTATTTTTTATGGAACAAAAGTACTCAATCTGATAAAGCCGTGATTATCCTTTTTAACGAAATTACTATCTTTTATATTTAATAAATAACAAGTACAGAATTATGTATAGAATTTTAGATTTTCTTTTAATAGATATTACAGAGTATTTAATGACGGTTAACCTTGTTATTTCTTAACTAATTGCTATTTTTGTTCTTATTATTAAAATTATTTTCATATATGATTATAATATAGCTCACAAACTTTGGAATATATTCACCGAAGAAATACGGGCTTAAATAATTAAAATGTTCCCGGCAATACATTTTAAAGAACAGTAGCGAGATTGCCGGGAACATTTACAAAAGGCATAAAACGTTTTTATTTCCGTTAAGAAATAAGGCGTTTTTCATAGATTAGCCATTCAAGATTACTCATCTTTTTATACATTACAAATTTATACATTGATAATCAATTATTTGTGACGTATTGTATGTATTTTGCTATCTGTCGGTTTCTAATTACACTATATTATCCTCCTTAGGAATCTAAAAATGAAAAAACAAATCTTACGAATCAGATTTGTTTCGGAATTCGAAACAAACCAAATCGAATTTTCGTTTTATAGAAAACATCCAATAATAATGCTTAAACATGATAAATCAAATACTAAACTCTGAACTTATCAATGCCATTAAAGAAAAAACACAGGAAAAAACAAATTTAGCCAACACTTTGATGGATATTTTACACTTGGGAAAAGAAGCAACTTACCGAAGGTTGCGCGGTGAAGTCCCGTTCACTTTAAGTGAAGCCATCACTATCTCCCACGCCATGGGTATTTCGATTGACAAAATAGCAGGTTCATATATCAATACGAACGCATTTTTCAATTTGAACATGGTCAGTTCTGAAAATCCATCAGAAACTTATTATGCTATTATCAACAAACACGTCGAGATTTTCTCTTTGCTGATAAATGACCCGGCTTCGGAATTAGGAGCTTCATCCAATATTATTCCACAAACTCTCTATTTCCGATATTACGAACTTTCGAAATTCCATCTGTTTAAATGGATATACCAACACGAAAAAGTAAATTTCTGCAAACGCTACGAAGATTTCGAACTTTCTCCTAAATTATTACAATGCCAGAAAGATTTTGTAGAAATGTCCCAATTACTTCATAAATCTTATTATATATGGGACAGAGAAATATTCCGGCATCTGATTAACGATATAAAATATTTTTCCAGTATTCATCTCATATCGGAAGAAAGCGTCCGGGCTCTGAAGAAAGATTTTTTACAATTGTTGAACGAAGCGGAACACATTGCTACGACAGGACAATTCTCCACGGGAAAAGAAATACAGCTATATATCGCCAACACAAATTTTGAGGCGACTTACAGCTATGTAAAAAGTACCGACTTTCATTTAAGCATGATAAGAGTATTCTCTATAAATTCGATCACAAGTAAAGACGATATGATATTCGGCAAGCTGAAAGAATGGATACAATCTTTGAAAAAATATTCTATTCTTATTTCCCAAAGCGGAGAAATACAGCGTATCGAATTCTTCAAAGAACAAAGAAAACTGGTC from Barnesiella propionica encodes:
- a CDS encoding YbhB/YbcL family Raf kinase inhibitor-like protein produces the protein MNGESNFTLTSPDVKGQVRRIQVFNSEECGGGNISPHLIWSDAPKGTKSFALTLYDKDAPTGSGWWHWVVFNIPSSVTELAGNAGDPLSGLMPGGAVQSLNDFGLHGYSGPCPPVGDGIHEYMITLYALRTEHLDLCENSNPAKVGFQINEHLLQKTSLVMYYQR
- a CDS encoding hydrogen peroxide-inducible genes activator; this translates as MTIQQFEYIVAVNRYRHFVKAAEECRVTQPTLSTMIQKMEDELNVKIFDRNKHPVEPTEMGMRIIRQAETALHEIRRIQEMVHSEKELISGNIRIGIIPTIAPYLIPPFISAFRKDFPAVTLSISEMKTNNIIYNLRSSLLDMAIVSTPIEQPDFLEIPLYYERFVAYYSPDEPQKDIQLNAQNMPLEHLWVLQEGHCFRKQIFNFCDKASTHNMTYEAGSIDTLIKIVDNNGGYTVIPELHLPLLSPEQKKNIREISSPPAVREISIIIRNDYIKERIINAVADTIKKIIPEPMLNEHLKKFSIKL
- a CDS encoding MFS transporter gives rise to the protein MTVEVMTCEKKADGLPMPRRIWAVLAISITLMMSVLDASIANVVLPTFSKDFGTTPSLTIWIMNAYLLALIVSLLSFSSLGDIYGYRRVYLSGVGLFCITSLVCALSDSFWMLVGARALQGLGAAAITGVNAAQLRTIYPAKYLGRGLAINAMVVAVSAVAGPTVAGAVLAIADWHWLFAMNLPMGAAALIMGALFLPKREMRRDRRFDKKAAVANALTFGLLIYSIEGFAHHESPWLLAILLMLLVVVATWYIRDQLHKENPLLPVDLMKIPIFSLSVVTSVCSFTAQMLALISLPFFFQDSLGRNEIETGLLITPWPVAILFAAPAAGYLVERIHAGLLGGIGMFILATGLYLLYALSEAPSNMDIIWRMAVCGVGFGLFQTPNNSTIISSAPPSRSGGASGMLGTARLLGQTLGASLVAILFSYIPHAQSTRVCLLAALFFSVIAGVVSCLRLSRRMPLKRD
- a CDS encoding peroxiredoxin: MENQVNVMPRIGEKAPSFEAVTTQGKINFPSDYAGKWIILFSHPADFTPVCTSEFMTFGKMAEEFENLNCQLVGLSVDGLYSHIAWLRTIKDKIDYKGMKNVEIKFPLIEDITMNVAKLYGMIQPGESSTSAVRAVFFIDPQGTIRTIMYYPLALGRNFDEIKRVLIGLQTADNFGVALPADWRPGDEVIVPTAGSCGVAKDRMEGKEGEMHCYDWFFCTRKLDKETVESKLGK
- the trxA gene encoding thioredoxin; amino-acid sequence: MSVEQLTRKEFSVKIADTDTVNSEWKYRGNKPALVDFYATWCGPCKALGPVLEELAGKYKDKIYIYKVDVDKEEELSDIFKIRTVPTLLFIPVQGKPRLLSGVMPKAGLEKKIQDILLR